Proteins from one Mycobacterium adipatum genomic window:
- a CDS encoding aromatic ring-hydroxylating oxygenase subunit alpha, which translates to MSIDSSQTARPGEWVDSDGLSPDDASALFRMQIPTDRYTSPDFVSRERAAIWMRVWQIVGRVDELEKTGDFKEYRIFDQSFVMMRGNDGVIRGFVNACRHRGNPLFSGHGHAKQRIVCQYHLWSYDQQGKLRGCSKPEIDKDDYGLLEVPVDTFAGFVFLNPDPDAAPLRDFLGEDVIRILEPYHLDQMTTVLNVREALDCNWKVVMDAFEEGYHVSGIHPQLLRVLVIDPSKVKYRFLDRHSIAVAPFEVAHVEGMGPEKQVEGIMELPETFPGVVRVLPRFTELVDEHRGADGTLQFPEGVTGRTLLQQATRDTLSRDGLDVDGLTDAQMSDNHGWVLFPNFFMTIRAGEATVIMSTPHPDGDPNRCIWHITSFMWLPEEHRGAFAADLIDVQEPGSFKYFEALQQDYEQMPRQQTGLRNARLDHMALVNEEVVIAHYHSVIDRYLGAL; encoded by the coding sequence ATGTCCATCGATTCCTCACAAACCGCCCGGCCAGGAGAATGGGTCGACTCCGATGGCCTCAGCCCCGACGACGCGAGCGCACTGTTCCGGATGCAGATTCCCACCGATCGCTACACATCACCGGATTTCGTGAGCCGCGAACGTGCAGCCATCTGGATGCGCGTCTGGCAGATCGTCGGTCGCGTCGACGAACTGGAGAAGACCGGCGATTTCAAGGAATACCGGATCTTCGACCAGTCCTTCGTCATGATGCGCGGAAATGACGGTGTCATAAGGGGTTTCGTCAACGCGTGCCGACATCGCGGGAACCCGCTCTTCAGCGGACATGGCCACGCCAAACAACGCATCGTCTGCCAATACCATCTGTGGTCCTACGACCAGCAGGGAAAGCTGCGCGGCTGCTCCAAACCCGAGATCGACAAGGACGACTACGGTTTGCTCGAGGTCCCGGTGGACACCTTCGCCGGCTTCGTCTTCCTCAATCCCGATCCGGACGCCGCACCGCTGCGCGATTTCCTGGGCGAGGACGTCATCCGGATCCTGGAGCCGTATCACCTCGACCAGATGACGACGGTGCTCAATGTCCGGGAGGCACTGGATTGCAACTGGAAGGTGGTGATGGACGCCTTCGAAGAGGGTTATCACGTCTCCGGTATCCATCCGCAACTGTTGCGGGTGCTGGTCATCGACCCCAGCAAGGTGAAGTACCGGTTCTTGGACAGGCACAGCATCGCCGTGGCCCCGTTCGAGGTCGCCCACGTCGAGGGGATGGGACCGGAGAAGCAGGTCGAAGGCATCATGGAGCTACCCGAGACCTTCCCCGGGGTGGTGCGGGTGCTCCCCCGGTTCACCGAGTTGGTGGACGAACACCGGGGCGCGGACGGCACCCTGCAGTTCCCCGAGGGTGTCACCGGACGCACCCTGCTACAACAGGCCACCCGCGACACGCTCTCCCGCGACGGTCTCGATGTGGACGGTCTCACCGATGCGCAGATGAGCGACAATCACGGCTGGGTTCTGTTCCCCAACTTCTTCATGACCATCCGGGCCGGTGAGGCAACCGTCATCATGTCCACACCGCATCCCGACGGTGACCCCAACCGCTGCATCTGGCACATCACCAGTTTCATGTGGTTGCCCGAGGAACACCGTGGCGCGTTCGCGGCGGACCTCATCGACGTCCAGGAACCGGGCAGCTTCAAGTATTTCGAAGCGCTGCAACAGGATTACGAACAGATGCCGCGCCAGCAGACCGGCCTGCGCAATGCCCGCCTCGACCATATGGCGCTGGTCAACGAGGAAGTGGTCATCGCGCACTACCACTCAGTGATCGACCGCTACCTGGGCGCGCTCTGA
- a CDS encoding MFS transporter, producing the protein MSEKTYPARAGWRHEITRVQWLVLAGTTLGWGLDGFAGSLYVLVLGPTMTELLPNSGVAVSASAIGLYGGLTVALFLIGWATGGILFGMLADYFGRTRVLSVGILTYAVFSALAAFADTWWQLGILRFIAGVGSGVEAPVGAALIAETWRNRYRARAGGVMMAGYAAGFFAAAAVYALLGDHGWRFMMLLAGLPALLVWFIRRYVPEPPEINAHMHARKQRKAAGTREQFVLRRLLSPPLRRPMLVCTALASGALLAFWSVSTWYPQIIRQISAIEGAPQAVIDHRVAITAMLFNAGGIIGYASWGFIADAMGRRTTFLLSFAVSAASIAWTFPFERSYTEFLFVMPLLGFGLFGALSGTFIYGPEVFPPSVRATALAVCNSVGRYVTALGPLSAGVIASSWFGGNLGVATAAVSSLGLIAVAGLVFAAETRGEPLPTDPTHVLAPSSGKSLS; encoded by the coding sequence ATGTCCGAAAAAACGTACCCAGCCAGAGCCGGCTGGCGACACGAGATCACCCGCGTGCAGTGGCTGGTACTGGCGGGAACGACACTGGGCTGGGGCCTGGACGGCTTCGCCGGCAGCCTCTACGTCCTCGTGCTCGGTCCCACGATGACCGAACTGCTACCCAACAGCGGGGTCGCGGTCTCCGCCTCGGCCATCGGACTCTACGGGGGTCTCACCGTGGCGCTGTTCCTCATCGGTTGGGCCACCGGCGGCATCCTGTTCGGCATGCTCGCCGATTACTTCGGCAGGACCCGGGTGCTCTCGGTGGGCATCCTCACCTACGCGGTGTTCAGCGCGCTTGCCGCCTTTGCCGACACCTGGTGGCAGCTGGGCATCCTGCGTTTCATCGCCGGTGTCGGTTCGGGCGTGGAAGCACCGGTGGGCGCGGCGCTGATCGCCGAGACCTGGCGTAACCGCTACCGAGCCCGGGCCGGCGGGGTGATGATGGCCGGTTACGCCGCGGGCTTCTTCGCCGCCGCGGCGGTGTATGCCCTTCTCGGAGATCATGGTTGGCGTTTCATGATGCTGCTGGCTGGCCTGCCGGCGCTGCTGGTGTGGTTCATCCGGCGCTATGTGCCCGAACCGCCCGAGATCAATGCCCACATGCATGCCCGCAAGCAGCGCAAGGCCGCCGGCACCCGCGAGCAGTTCGTGCTGCGCAGGCTGCTGTCCCCGCCGCTGCGCCGCCCCATGCTGGTCTGCACCGCGCTGGCATCGGGTGCGCTGCTGGCCTTCTGGAGTGTGTCGACCTGGTATCCGCAGATCATCCGCCAGATCAGCGCCATCGAGGGTGCGCCTCAGGCGGTGATCGACCATCGGGTAGCCATCACCGCCATGCTCTTCAACGCCGGCGGCATCATCGGATACGCCTCATGGGGTTTCATCGCCGACGCGATGGGCCGACGCACGACGTTCCTGCTGAGCTTCGCCGTGTCGGCGGCCTCGATCGCCTGGACCTTCCCCTTCGAGCGGAGCTACACCGAGTTTCTGTTCGTCATGCCGCTGCTGGGGTTCGGGCTGTTCGGCGCCTTGTCCGGCACCTTCATCTACGGACCGGAGGTGTTCCCGCCGAGCGTGCGCGCCACCGCGCTGGCGGTCTGTAACAGCGTCGGCCGGTATGTGACCGCGTTGGGTCCGCTCAGCGCCGGCGTCATCGCCTCCTCGTGGTTCGGCGGAAACCTCGGTGTGGCAACGGCTGCGGTGTCCTCGCTCGGGCTGATCGCGGTGGCGGGGCTGGTGTTCGCCGCCGAGACCCGCGGCGAGCCGCTGCCCACCGATCCCACGCACGTCCTCGCACCCTCCAGCGGAAAGAGCCTGTCATGA
- a CDS encoding SRPBCC family protein → MIAQRTVSEVIAAGPDVVRDFYADLDNLRTLHPLIVAVQRTARTVGPDGHVLTYRVRDRIVLGRIILPVTYRATLHVPAEGDVWTEARQFPKVRLRGRVSFDEVDGGTRLTERLSITAPWPLAGFTARQAVAAHATMLAGIRAHFA, encoded by the coding sequence GTGATCGCACAGCGCACGGTCAGCGAGGTCATTGCGGCCGGGCCGGACGTCGTCCGCGATTTCTATGCCGACCTGGACAACCTCCGCACGCTGCATCCGCTGATCGTCGCGGTGCAGCGTACCGCGCGCACCGTCGGCCCCGATGGCCATGTCCTGACCTACCGGGTACGGGATCGGATAGTGTTGGGCCGCATCATACTTCCGGTCACCTACCGCGCGACGCTGCACGTGCCGGCCGAGGGTGACGTCTGGACCGAGGCCAGGCAGTTCCCGAAGGTGCGGTTGCGGGGCCGGGTGTCGTTCGACGAGGTCGACGGCGGCACCCGGCTCACCGAGCGGTTGAGCATCACCGCGCCGTGGCCGCTGGCCGGGTTCACGGCCCGCCAGGCGGTCGCCGCGCACGCCACGATGCTGGCCGGGATCCGAGCGCATTTCGCGTAG
- a CDS encoding TetR/AcrR family transcriptional regulator, translating into MVSDIRERLIEGGMRVLERDGLQALSVRSLAAEVGTSTMAVYTHFGGMTGVIDALANEAFARFTRALTDTGQTDDPVCDFFVMGAAYRAFALADPQRYQLIFGTTSPASVIGQRTDVTSTGSATDRAEWADSFAALRHAVRRMIASGRIRDDDELSVASRLWSLVHGAVMLELAGFFGHEGHGLTHVLAPLTVDCIVGMGDTRTHTLRSLTAAGEMLGRTG; encoded by the coding sequence ATGGTGAGTGACATCAGGGAACGATTGATCGAGGGAGGAATGCGCGTCCTCGAGCGCGACGGGCTGCAGGCACTGAGCGTGCGCAGCCTCGCCGCGGAGGTCGGCACCTCGACGATGGCCGTCTACACCCACTTCGGGGGCATGACCGGAGTGATCGACGCCCTCGCCAACGAGGCGTTCGCGCGGTTCACCCGGGCCCTGACCGACACCGGCCAGACCGACGATCCGGTCTGCGACTTCTTCGTCATGGGCGCGGCCTATCGAGCGTTCGCGCTCGCGGACCCTCAGCGCTATCAGCTGATCTTCGGCACCACATCCCCGGCGTCGGTGATCGGCCAGCGCACCGACGTCACCAGCACCGGGAGCGCCACCGACCGTGCAGAATGGGCCGATTCCTTTGCAGCCCTGCGGCATGCCGTTCGCCGGATGATCGCGTCGGGCCGCATCCGCGACGACGACGAACTGAGCGTCGCCAGCAGGCTCTGGAGCCTCGTACACGGAGCCGTGATGCTCGAGCTGGCCGGCTTCTTCGGCCACGAGGGCCACGGCCTCACACATGTCCTTGCCCCGTTGACGGTCGACTGCATCGTCGGAATGGGCGACACGCGGACCCACACGCTGCGCTCGCTCACCGCGGCGGGCGAGATGCTCGGCCGCACCGGCTGA
- a CDS encoding carotenoid oxygenase family protein, with protein MTNRYLEGPFAPIDEEVTLTDLEVSGSIPDYLDGRYLRNGPNPIGEIDPELYHWFLGDGMVHGLRIRDGKAEWYRNRWVRSPQVTRVLGEQRRTGHTGISALGANTNVIGHAGKTVALVEGGVANYELTDELDTVGPCDFDGTITGGYTAHPKRDPATGELHAVSYNMFRGNTVQYSVIGVDGRASRTVDIEVTGSPMMHDFSLTQRHVVFYDLPVTFDNRQAAEMTVPRGLRLPARLVLSALIGRVRIPDPISARIPSGMSADRRFPYSWNPRYPARVGVMPREGGSADVRWFDVEPCYVFHPMNAYDDGDTVVLDVIRHPKMFDTDHLGPNEGPPTLDRWTIDLADGKVRESRIDDRGQEFPRVDERLVGRRHRYGYAPAVGEGAGGTGTLLKHDLVGGNSQARSFGVDKSLGEFVFHPSAPDADEDDGVLMGYVYDRPTDRSELAIVDARTLESVAAVKLPHRVPAGFHGNWVPAAQA; from the coding sequence ATGACAAACCGCTATCTGGAGGGGCCGTTCGCGCCGATCGATGAGGAGGTCACGCTGACCGACCTCGAGGTGTCCGGTTCGATCCCGGACTACCTGGATGGCCGTTACCTGCGCAACGGCCCGAACCCGATCGGTGAGATCGATCCCGAGCTGTACCACTGGTTCCTCGGCGACGGCATGGTGCACGGCCTGCGCATCCGCGACGGCAAGGCCGAGTGGTACCGCAACCGGTGGGTGCGCAGCCCGCAGGTGACCCGCGTCCTGGGTGAGCAGCGGCGAACCGGGCATACCGGGATCTCGGCGCTCGGCGCCAACACCAACGTGATCGGACATGCCGGCAAGACGGTCGCACTGGTCGAGGGCGGCGTGGCCAATTACGAACTGACCGACGAACTCGACACGGTCGGACCCTGCGACTTCGACGGCACGATCACCGGTGGTTACACCGCACACCCGAAGCGCGATCCGGCAACCGGGGAACTGCATGCAGTGTCCTACAACATGTTCCGTGGTAACACCGTGCAGTATTCGGTGATCGGCGTCGACGGCCGGGCATCGCGCACCGTCGACATCGAGGTCACGGGCAGCCCGATGATGCACGACTTCTCGCTGACGCAGCGGCACGTCGTCTTCTACGACCTACCGGTCACCTTCGACAATCGCCAGGCCGCAGAGATGACGGTGCCCCGCGGACTTCGGCTGCCGGCGCGGCTGGTGTTGTCCGCGTTGATCGGTCGCGTCCGCATCCCCGACCCGATCAGCGCGCGGATCCCGTCCGGGATGAGCGCCGACCGGCGATTCCCCTACTCGTGGAACCCGCGTTATCCCGCCAGGGTGGGGGTGATGCCGCGCGAGGGCGGCAGCGCCGACGTGCGCTGGTTCGACGTGGAACCCTGCTACGTCTTTCACCCGATGAACGCCTACGACGACGGCGACACGGTCGTCCTCGACGTGATCCGCCATCCGAAGATGTTCGACACCGATCACCTCGGCCCCAACGAGGGTCCACCGACGCTCGATCGCTGGACGATCGACCTCGCAGACGGCAAGGTGCGGGAGTCGCGGATCGACGATCGTGGCCAGGAGTTCCCGCGCGTCGACGAACGGTTGGTGGGCAGGCGGCACCGTTACGGCTACGCGCCCGCGGTCGGCGAGGGTGCGGGCGGGACCGGCACGCTGCTCAAACACGATCTCGTCGGCGGGAACAGTCAGGCACGGTCCTTCGGCGTGGACAAGTCGCTGGGCGAGTTCGTCTTTCACCCATCGGCGCCGGACGCCGACGAGGACGACGGGGTGCTGATGGGCTACGTCTACGACAGGCCGACCGACCGCAGTGAGCTGGCGATCGTGGATGCCCGCACGCTGGAGTCGGTGGCCGCGGTCAAGCTGCCGCACCGGGTACCCGCCGGCTTCCACGGCAATTGGGTACCCGCGGCACAGGCCTGA
- a CDS encoding TetR/AcrR family transcriptional regulator, which produces MTERWTRERRMEQTRTVLLDAAETIFASRGYAGSLEDIADAAGYTRGAIYAQFGGKDALFLAVIERHRQRFLDGFADVMASFDRFADVDVEGFAERWRLLSGADAQRAAALNYEFTLFLLRNPDARDRVAAQRRETVRSLAEYIAKGIARLGGSLKIPAESLARVLLATNDGVTLASHLDGEDLYRTFLQLVLSSVGPPED; this is translated from the coding sequence ATGACCGAGCGCTGGACCAGGGAACGGCGCATGGAGCAGACCCGCACGGTGTTGCTCGATGCGGCCGAGACGATCTTCGCCAGCCGGGGGTATGCCGGTTCGCTGGAAGACATCGCCGACGCGGCCGGGTACACCCGGGGTGCGATCTATGCGCAATTCGGCGGGAAGGATGCGCTGTTCCTCGCGGTGATCGAACGGCATCGTCAGCGCTTCCTGGACGGTTTCGCCGATGTCATGGCGTCTTTTGACCGCTTCGCCGACGTCGATGTCGAGGGGTTCGCCGAGCGGTGGCGGCTGTTGAGTGGAGCCGATGCGCAGCGGGCGGCAGCGCTGAACTACGAGTTCACGCTGTTCTTGCTGCGCAACCCCGACGCCCGTGACCGGGTGGCCGCACAGCGCCGGGAAACGGTGCGGTCATTGGCCGAGTACATTGCCAAAGGTATTGCACGGCTTGGTGGTTCGCTGAAGATCCCGGCCGAGTCGCTGGCCCGGGTGCTGCTGGCCACCAACGACGGCGTCACGCTGGCCAGCCACCTCGACGGCGAGGACCTCTACCGCACCTTCCTGCAGCTGGTGCTCTCCAGTGTCGGCCCACCCGAGGACTGA
- a CDS encoding acyl-CoA synthetase, which yields MSGVTFNLSSVFGTVAEAIGDQTFLVWRDRRFSYAQFDARVDGFAHFLAEAGLGCHTERDALGGHQSGQDHLGIYLRNGNEYLETMIGAYRARVAPFNVSYRYIEEELVYLLTDSKARALVYNAEFAPRVAAIRDRVPHLQVLIQVSDESGNALLPGAVDYEASLDTPAPAGGLPEVSGDDLYILYTGGTTGMPKGVLWRQHDIFLSSMGGRPFGSDQPHTSYEELADKARAGAGAMSMLMIPPFMHGAAQWAAYNAITMGGRLVIPDDVEKLRAGDVLRLAERERVLTIPVVGDAVARPLVEEIEKGDYDLSGLLTITNGGAALSPTVRERILNALPHVMLLDAVGASESGAQLSTFSTAGGETTAAVFDAQSDTAVVAEDFSRVLSPGEGGGWLARRDLIPLGYLGDPDKTARTFPTIDGVRWSVPGDRANVLRDGRIELLGRDSVTINSGGEKIFVEEVERAIAAHPAVYDVVVVGRPSERWGSEVVAVVQLAEGASADDEDLAAVCGRSVARYKIPKAFIRQPKIVRSPAGKADYRWAKAVACGEGVTSS from the coding sequence ATGAGCGGCGTGACCTTCAACCTATCGTCGGTATTCGGCACGGTGGCCGAGGCCATCGGTGATCAGACCTTTCTGGTCTGGCGGGATCGCCGGTTCAGCTACGCGCAGTTCGATGCCCGGGTGGACGGGTTCGCCCACTTCCTGGCCGAGGCCGGGCTCGGCTGCCACACCGAACGTGACGCCCTCGGTGGTCACCAGTCCGGCCAGGACCATCTGGGCATCTACCTGCGCAATGGCAACGAGTACCTGGAGACGATGATCGGCGCCTACCGCGCCCGGGTCGCGCCGTTCAACGTCAGCTACCGCTATATCGAGGAAGAACTCGTCTATCTGCTCACCGACTCGAAGGCCCGCGCCCTCGTCTACAACGCCGAGTTCGCCCCGCGTGTCGCCGCGATCCGTGACCGCGTACCGCACCTGCAGGTGCTGATCCAGGTTTCCGACGAGTCCGGCAACGCGCTCCTACCCGGCGCGGTGGACTACGAGGCGTCCCTGGATACCCCGGCCCCCGCCGGCGGACTTCCCGAGGTATCCGGGGACGACCTCTACATCCTCTACACCGGCGGCACCACCGGGATGCCCAAGGGTGTGCTGTGGCGCCAGCATGACATCTTCCTGTCCTCCATGGGTGGGCGTCCGTTCGGCAGCGACCAGCCACACACCTCGTACGAGGAACTCGCAGACAAGGCACGCGCCGGAGCCGGCGCCATGTCGATGCTGATGATCCCGCCGTTCATGCACGGCGCCGCCCAGTGGGCCGCGTACAACGCGATCACCATGGGCGGCCGGTTGGTCATCCCCGATGATGTCGAAAAGTTGCGCGCGGGTGACGTCTTGCGACTGGCCGAACGCGAACGAGTACTGACGATTCCGGTCGTCGGCGACGCGGTGGCCCGGCCGCTGGTCGAAGAGATCGAGAAGGGTGACTACGACCTGTCCGGGTTGCTCACCATCACCAACGGCGGCGCGGCGCTGTCGCCGACGGTACGTGAGCGCATCCTGAACGCTCTGCCGCACGTGATGCTGCTCGACGCCGTCGGCGCCTCGGAATCCGGTGCACAGTTGAGCACCTTCTCCACCGCCGGCGGCGAGACCACCGCCGCCGTCTTCGACGCCCAGTCCGACACCGCGGTGGTCGCCGAGGATTTCAGCCGGGTGCTCTCCCCCGGCGAGGGCGGTGGCTGGCTGGCCCGCCGTGATCTGATCCCGCTGGGCTATCTTGGCGATCCGGATAAGACCGCCCGCACCTTCCCCACCATCGACGGGGTGCGCTGGTCGGTGCCCGGCGACCGGGCAAACGTCCTGCGGGACGGCAGGATTGAACTGCTGGGCCGTGATTCGGTCACCATCAATTCCGGCGGCGAGAAGATCTTCGTCGAAGAGGTGGAGCGCGCCATCGCCGCGCACCCGGCGGTCTACGACGTCGTGGTGGTGGGCAGGCCGTCGGAACGGTGGGGTTCGGAGGTGGTGGCCGTGGTCCAGTTGGCCGAGGGCGCCAGCGCCGATGACGAGGACCTGGCCGCGGTCTGCGGGCGATCCGTGGCGCGCTACAAGATCCCCAAGGCCTTCATCCGCCAGCCCAAGATCGTGCGCTCACCGGCCGGCAAGGCCGACTATCGGTGGGCCAAGGCGGTCGCCTGCGGTGAGGGCGTGACCTCGAGCTGA
- a CDS encoding FAD binding domain-containing protein: MSEYPHASAIVVGGSIGGLTAALLLRDLGFAVDVYERTATPLDGRGGGIVLQPDTVRWFAERSSRDLADLHTATSHVQYLDRDGTVVHREAARWTYTSWGTFYRALLADFGTEHYHYGEYACGFSQDDDLATVRFVSGRSASADLVVFADGITSAARQRFDPDAKLSYSGYIGWRGTVAQSALTPATRDVLHDAITYDLVPNSHITMYPIPGEEGLDEAHRLINYVWYRNVPDGPELTEMLIDKRGFSGSVSIHPGQVQDRYVDEMRSAAAELFAPAVAEVVVNTETPYLQVLSDVRSTRMALGRVALIGDAACASRPHAAAGTAKAAADAWTLATALAETTGDIPSALAKWEPAQLQLSDSLLRRVVDMGERSQFTNTWDPADPDLRFGLYGPGL, from the coding sequence ATGAGCGAATACCCCCATGCGTCGGCGATCGTCGTCGGCGGATCGATCGGCGGGCTGACCGCCGCGCTGCTGCTGCGTGATCTCGGCTTCGCCGTCGACGTCTACGAACGCACCGCGACACCGCTGGACGGCCGGGGCGGCGGTATCGTGCTACAGCCCGACACCGTGCGCTGGTTCGCCGAACGCAGCAGCCGGGATCTGGCCGACCTGCACACTGCGACCTCGCACGTGCAATACCTCGACCGCGACGGCACCGTCGTGCATCGGGAGGCTGCCCGCTGGACCTACACCTCGTGGGGCACGTTCTATCGCGCGCTGCTTGCCGACTTCGGCACGGAGCACTACCACTACGGCGAATACGCTTGTGGGTTCAGCCAGGACGATGACCTCGCGACGGTACGGTTCGTCAGCGGCCGATCCGCATCGGCGGATTTGGTGGTGTTCGCCGACGGCATCACCTCGGCTGCACGGCAACGTTTCGACCCCGACGCCAAACTCAGCTACTCCGGGTACATCGGCTGGCGCGGCACCGTCGCGCAGTCCGCGTTGACCCCCGCCACCCGCGATGTCCTGCATGACGCGATCACCTACGATCTGGTGCCCAATTCTCATATCACCATGTATCCGATCCCCGGCGAAGAGGGGCTCGACGAAGCTCACCGCCTGATCAATTACGTGTGGTATCGCAATGTGCCGGACGGCCCGGAGCTCACCGAGATGCTCATCGACAAGCGCGGCTTCTCCGGCTCGGTGTCGATCCACCCCGGTCAGGTGCAGGACCGCTATGTCGACGAGATGCGCAGCGCCGCTGCCGAACTGTTCGCTCCCGCGGTCGCCGAGGTGGTCGTGAACACCGAAACGCCGTACCTGCAGGTGCTCTCGGATGTCCGTTCGACCCGGATGGCACTGGGCCGGGTCGCGCTCATCGGCGATGCCGCGTGTGCGTCCCGGCCGCACGCCGCGGCCGGGACCGCGAAGGCAGCGGCCGACGCCTGGACACTGGCCACCGCGCTGGCCGAAACCACCGGCGACATCCCCTCGGCACTGGCCAAGTGGGAACCGGCGCAACTGCAGCTCAGTGATTCGCTGCTGCGCCGGGTCGTCGACATGGGGGAACGCTCCCAGTTCACCAACACCTGGGACCCCGCCGATCCCGATCTGCGCTTCGGCCTGTACGGCCCCGGACTCTGA
- a CDS encoding SAM-dependent methyltransferase — MGRTENDTWDLASSVGVTATVVAMQRAIATRSGIAGVKDPYAEPLVSAVGVPTYIRHARGAYGDETPVDAVRMADGIAARTRWFDEFVTDALAAGIRQFVILASGLDSRAYRLPWPADATVYELDRAEVITFKTRTLADLGAVPGAEHRPIAVDLRDDWPAALRGAGHEAGRPTAWLAEGLLIYLPPAAQDRLLDNITECSAAGSRIATENTPTVSVEDLREMSERMRATQREWRAKGMDLGAEVDVAELFYAGDRTEAATYLAGIGWTTTPRTGSELFADYGLAPSAEGLSSFGDVVYVSATLG, encoded by the coding sequence ATGGGACGGACCGAGAATGACACCTGGGATCTTGCCTCGAGTGTGGGCGTGACGGCCACGGTGGTGGCCATGCAGCGGGCCATCGCCACCCGATCCGGCATTGCGGGGGTCAAAGATCCCTACGCCGAGCCGCTGGTGTCGGCGGTGGGCGTGCCCACCTACATCCGGCATGCCCGCGGCGCATACGGTGACGAGACACCCGTGGACGCGGTGCGCATGGCCGATGGCATCGCCGCCCGCACCCGCTGGTTCGACGAATTCGTCACCGACGCACTGGCGGCCGGTATCCGGCAGTTCGTCATCCTCGCCTCCGGCCTGGACTCTCGCGCCTACCGGTTGCCGTGGCCCGCCGATGCGACCGTCTACGAACTGGATCGGGCGGAGGTGATCACGTTCAAGACGCGCACGCTCGCCGATCTGGGTGCGGTGCCGGGTGCCGAGCACCGCCCGATCGCCGTGGACCTGCGTGACGACTGGCCCGCCGCACTGCGCGGCGCCGGCCACGAGGCCGGCCGACCGACGGCCTGGCTGGCTGAAGGCCTGCTGATCTATCTTCCGCCCGCGGCCCAGGATCGCCTGCTGGACAACATCACCGAGTGCAGCGCCGCGGGGAGCCGTATCGCCACCGAGAACACTCCGACGGTCAGCGTCGAGGACCTGCGGGAGATGAGCGAACGGATGCGCGCCACGCAACGGGAGTGGCGGGCCAAGGGGATGGACCTCGGTGCCGAGGTGGACGTGGCCGAACTGTTCTACGCCGGCGACCGGACCGAGGCGGCCACCTATCTGGCCGGGATCGGCTGGACGACGACGCCGCGCACCGGCTCGGAGTTGTTCGCCGATTATGGGCTGGCGCCATCGGCGGAGGGCCTTTCGTCGTTCGGCGACGTCGTCTATGTCAGCGCCACCCTCGGGTGA